From Campylobacter lari, the proteins below share one genomic window:
- a CDS encoding ATP-binding protein — MQISSYNSQNFSMDIKTKNGNHLSFSMYDKKEAKLDKDGNSASLSLRNQFGFSFSYSGTKLSQEEIEEIKEAVAKVQPQIDEFMKNSRVGTLKPKELITTAMKIGDALPIPKNEEHKKATLHELFNIMDKSLNKEMTKTDLEDIKKQIFQDSAKLLEEIWKQYNNQEKKKEEENNKEFGFYA, encoded by the coding sequence ATGCAAATTTCTAGCTACAACTCTCAAAATTTTTCTATGGATATAAAAACAAAAAATGGCAATCATCTTTCTTTTTCTATGTACGATAAAAAAGAAGCAAAATTAGATAAAGATGGAAATTCAGCATCTTTGAGTTTAAGAAATCAATTTGGTTTTTCGTTTTCATATAGTGGCACAAAACTTTCGCAAGAAGAAATTGAAGAAATTAAAGAAGCAGTAGCCAAAGTACAGCCTCAAATTGATGAATTTATGAAAAACTCAAGAGTAGGAACCTTAAAGCCAAAAGAGCTTATCACCACTGCGATGAAAATTGGCGATGCTCTGCCTATACCAAAAAATGAAGAGCATAAAAAAGCAACCTTGCATGAGTTATTTAATATTATGGATAAAAGTTTAAATAAAGAAATGACAAAAACTGATCTTGAAGATATTAAAAAACAGATTTTCCAAGATAGTGCTAAATTATTAGAAGAAATTTGGAAGCAATATAACAATCAAGAAAAGAAAAAAGAAGAAGAAAATAATAAAGAATTTGGATTTTACGCTTAA